One Erythrobacter aureus DNA segment encodes these proteins:
- a CDS encoding helix-turn-helix transcriptional regulator, which translates to METAFAEDFATELHEIQTSNHLEQSLASLSRRLGFDHFALTLEPRASEASIPDLLLHDYPDEWAKVYTGFDLSGRDPVRRACDHSFIGFAWKSIGDFIPLTRGDRQMLAVGSECGIGDGYTVPRHLPGMARGSCSFVVRPGKSLPQNSLAIAELTGALALTCALGLSDMRRAPKDPKLSDRQRECLLWVARGKTASETAIILGISTDTVIQHLKIARERYEVHCKQALILSALFDGVIGFADVFRLSGANEA; encoded by the coding sequence ATGGAAACTGCATTTGCAGAGGACTTTGCTACCGAACTCCACGAAATCCAGACGAGCAACCATCTCGAACAGTCTCTGGCGTCGCTGTCCCGGCGTCTGGGATTTGACCACTTTGCTCTGACTCTTGAACCGCGGGCGAGCGAAGCTTCCATTCCGGACCTGCTGCTGCACGACTATCCCGATGAATGGGCAAAAGTGTACACCGGCTTTGATCTCTCCGGCCGCGATCCGGTTCGCCGCGCCTGCGATCATTCTTTCATCGGGTTTGCCTGGAAGTCTATTGGCGATTTTATACCGCTCACGCGCGGCGACCGGCAAATGCTGGCCGTTGGAAGCGAATGCGGTATCGGTGACGGTTATACGGTACCGCGTCACCTGCCGGGCATGGCACGCGGCAGCTGTTCCTTCGTCGTCCGCCCCGGCAAATCGCTGCCGCAAAACTCGCTTGCAATTGCCGAACTCACAGGAGCATTGGCGTTGACGTGCGCTCTGGGTCTCAGCGATATGCGGCGAGCACCAAAGGACCCGAAACTAAGCGACCGACAGCGTGAATGCCTCTTGTGGGTGGCGCGCGGGAAGACAGCTTCCGAAACAGCAATCATCCTCGGAATCAGCACCGATACGGTCATCCAGCATCTCAAGATCGCCCGCGAAAGATACGAAGTTCATTGCAAGCAAGCTCTGATACTTTCCGCCCTCTTCGATGGCGTCATCGGGTTCGCCGACGTGTTCCGATTATCCGGTGCCAATGAAGCATAA
- a CDS encoding DNA -binding domain-containing protein, with protein MRDAPFIIDARIPVEDKSLLDRILSSRRIVTDRVYKDTRHLIVDGRRGRHRIVLSSRPDEPKKAGFLCRADQWIEARLESVAALVGGTGTPRFLRPTPYHRHRLTTLLLILDTIERLGERNATVRKVAGLALYPGLERVSAIEWKSSSYRRQTQRLAAEARQMVKVGYKDLLKGRARPCERIDGVAQNALQLSDPKQAG; from the coding sequence ATGAGAGATGCGCCGTTCATCATCGACGCTCGCATACCGGTGGAGGACAAGTCCTTGCTCGACCGCATCCTGTCTTCAAGGCGAATAGTGACGGATCGTGTTTACAAAGACACCAGGCACCTGATCGTCGACGGTCGGCGCGGTCGTCATCGCATAGTTCTGTCGTCGCGGCCTGATGAACCGAAAAAGGCCGGCTTCTTATGTCGTGCAGACCAGTGGATTGAAGCCCGCCTCGAATCGGTTGCTGCGTTGGTCGGGGGAACCGGCACGCCGCGCTTTCTTCGCCCGACCCCGTATCATCGACACAGGCTGACCACGTTGCTTCTCATTCTTGACACAATCGAGAGACTTGGAGAACGAAATGCAACTGTCCGGAAAGTGGCAGGCTTGGCGCTCTATCCTGGCCTCGAGCGTGTTTCAGCGATCGAATGGAAGTCATCTTCCTACCGCCGACAAACGCAGCGCCTCGCTGCGGAAGCCAGACAAATGGTGAAGGTGGGCTACAAGGATTTGTTGAAAGGGCGCGCGCGACCGTGTGAACGAATCGACGGTGTGGCACAAAATGCCCTGCAATTGTCAGACCCCAAACAGGCAGGCTAG
- a CDS encoding tyrosine-type recombinase/integrase: protein MVKLTKRAVEAAEPKATDYILWDEDISGFGLRVFPSGRRSYIVQYRQRGRSRRMSIGPHGVWTAETARREARAQLGRVAAGNDPAEERLEDHRAMTVKQLCERYIEDLENGLILGKGGRPKKQSTIDTDIGRIRRHVIPLIGTRRVKDLTRADMVKIMRDIMAGKSRIIVKTKKLRGKSIVKGGPGTATRTLGLIGGILTYAIDLGVIDRNPAHGIKKPKYKVRERRLTEAEYGILGRLLAEAKKRDEFWPSTDIIRQIALTGCRRSEIITLKWCDVDIEGSCLRLSESKEGRSIRPIGLPVVEFLEAERQAATGSYVFPGYGADTAFGGFPRQWNQLLGGTPLEGVTAHVLRHSFASIGNDLGFTEVTIAALLGHAKGSITSKYIHVLDATLITAADMIAGYVNALLDGTRFQQGSFALDRATRKNALNEFIASREPSGSSLSRQRYWHIG from the coding sequence ATGGTCAAATTGACCAAACGCGCTGTCGAGGCAGCCGAACCAAAAGCCACAGACTACATTCTATGGGATGAGGACATATCCGGTTTCGGGCTGCGTGTCTTCCCCTCAGGCAGACGAAGTTACATCGTGCAATACAGGCAGCGCGGAAGATCGAGGAGAATGTCGATCGGGCCGCACGGTGTTTGGACTGCCGAAACCGCCAGACGCGAAGCCAGGGCCCAGCTCGGTCGGGTTGCTGCAGGCAACGATCCGGCGGAAGAGCGGCTCGAGGATCATCGGGCGATGACAGTGAAGCAGCTTTGCGAGCGCTACATCGAAGATTTGGAGAATGGACTGATTCTCGGCAAAGGTGGACGGCCCAAGAAGCAATCCACGATCGACACCGACATCGGCAGGATCAGGCGGCACGTCATCCCATTGATTGGTACGCGCCGCGTGAAGGATCTCACGCGGGCTGACATGGTCAAGATCATGCGCGACATCATGGCAGGCAAATCGCGCATTATCGTCAAGACGAAGAAGCTGCGCGGCAAATCGATCGTTAAGGGTGGTCCGGGAACAGCCACTCGCACACTCGGCCTGATCGGAGGCATCCTGACTTACGCAATCGATCTTGGTGTCATCGACCGCAATCCGGCGCACGGCATCAAGAAGCCGAAATACAAAGTGCGCGAGCGCAGGCTAACGGAAGCGGAATATGGCATCCTTGGGAGACTTCTTGCCGAAGCAAAGAAGCGCGACGAGTTCTGGCCGTCGACCGATATCATTCGGCAGATTGCCCTCACGGGTTGCAGGCGTAGCGAGATCATCACTCTCAAATGGTGCGATGTGGACATCGAAGGGAGTTGCCTGCGCTTATCGGAAAGCAAGGAAGGAAGGTCGATCCGGCCCATAGGTCTGCCAGTGGTCGAGTTTCTCGAAGCCGAGCGCCAGGCCGCAACGGGCAGCTATGTCTTCCCGGGCTATGGTGCAGACACCGCCTTCGGCGGTTTCCCAAGGCAATGGAACCAGTTGCTTGGCGGCACGCCTCTCGAAGGCGTTACGGCCCATGTTCTGCGGCACAGCTTTGCCAGCATCGGCAATGATCTTGGCTTCACGGAGGTAACGATCGCGGCACTGCTGGGCCATGCGAAGGGATCGATCACCAGCAAGTACATCCACGTGCTCGACGCAACCTTGATCACGGCCGCGGACATGATTGCCGGATACGTGAATGCTCTGCTCGACGGTACACGGTTCCAGCAAGGTAGCTTTGCGCTTGATCGCGCAACACGAAAGAATGCGTTGAATGAGTTTATTGCCAGTCGGGAACCGAGTGGGAGTTCTCTATCTCGCCAGCGCTACTGGCATATAGGATAG
- a CDS encoding phytanoyl-CoA dioxygenase family protein, producing MGETISESWSQGLSDDGYCLIPDLVPLETIDGLKRDLDPALSETPFCIGDFYGHRTKRVGRLPRRSAFAIDLILNPTILALAQKFLGSACDRIQLNVAQLIEIHPGEIEQFPHRDHDMWPIEKNGAEFLLNVMWPLDPFTEENGATRIYPRSHRLEVEELDQLGSPIAAVCNPGAAICFLGSTVHGAGANLAQKSRRAVVIGYSLGWLKPHENPSLAYPPDIAKHFPAELAELTGYVQHRPNLGNYEGQCPSLLLQDMPGMPSGAKDALRPDQAEAVGAFAQSRRSG from the coding sequence ATGGGCGAGACTATCTCGGAATCATGGTCGCAGGGGCTGAGCGACGACGGTTACTGCCTTATCCCTGACCTTGTCCCATTAGAGACAATCGACGGCTTGAAACGCGATCTCGATCCGGCCCTGTCTGAAACTCCATTCTGTATCGGCGATTTCTACGGGCACCGGACCAAGAGAGTCGGCAGATTGCCCAGACGTTCAGCCTTCGCGATCGATCTCATCCTGAATCCCACCATCTTGGCATTGGCGCAGAAGTTTCTGGGCTCGGCGTGCGACCGCATCCAGCTTAATGTCGCGCAACTCATCGAAATACATCCCGGAGAAATCGAGCAGTTTCCGCATCGCGATCACGATATGTGGCCAATAGAGAAGAACGGAGCGGAATTCCTTCTCAACGTCATGTGGCCGCTCGACCCGTTCACCGAGGAAAATGGCGCGACCAGGATTTATCCGAGATCGCACCGGCTTGAGGTAGAGGAGCTGGATCAGCTTGGCTCTCCGATCGCTGCGGTTTGCAATCCCGGAGCAGCAATTTGCTTTCTCGGATCGACAGTTCATGGCGCGGGTGCAAATCTGGCGCAGAAATCGCGCCGAGCTGTCGTAATCGGCTACAGCCTTGGCTGGCTCAAGCCGCACGAAAACCCCTCGCTCGCCTACCCGCCGGATATTGCCAAACATTTCCCGGCGGAGCTTGCGGAACTCACAGGTTACGTCCAGCACCGGCCGAACCTCGGAAACTACGAGGGGCAGTGCCCGTCGCTACTCTTGCAGGACATGCCGGGCATGCCGAGCGGGGCCAAAGATGCCCTGCGACCCGATCAGGCCGAGGCTGTAGGTGCGTTCGCGCAAAGTCGGCGCAGCGGCTGA
- a CDS encoding TonB-dependent receptor plug domain-containing protein, which translates to MLFRFRALPALFAGSALIAIASPLHAQDRDSDTGQPAQGETSQDEDNTIVVTGTRIRGARVIGEVATLDREAIVEAGQIDLGEAIRVLPQNFSGGQNPGVGSGAGLVNQNVNSASSANLRGLGPDATLTLLNGHRLPYNAAFQAVDISAIPLAAVDRLEVMPDGASALYGSDAVGGVVNVILRRDFEGVTTSAQIGASTDGGNFRQQFDIVGGTLWDGGGVMLAYDFANNSAIEARQRDYTSSLIEETTLYPEIRRHAVTLSAHHDLAPGIEASVDAVYSNRSSQRASGTETLLTRRAPKVEGFAIAPSLRFDVGGGWQARIEGVYGRDRTLLNATFTPASGNATMSDGRFLNELTAIEAGLEGPLFALPGGNTRLAVGGGIRNNRLDYALDDGLFDVAFDVEREAKFGYAELYLPLVSSANAIAGISQLTVSAAVRYEDYSGLDELATPRIGLTFAPVDGFTLRGSWSRSFKAPTLFQQFTFYEAILLPAAPFGAGSAGDTLLFTAGGNPEVGPERAHSRFGLPRGERLKKIQAGFADICSMRKSGR; encoded by the coding sequence ATGCTATTTCGTTTTCGCGCTTTACCCGCGCTTTTTGCCGGCTCCGCGCTTATCGCCATCGCTTCACCGCTTCACGCGCAAGACCGCGACTCGGACACCGGGCAACCCGCTCAAGGCGAGACGAGCCAGGACGAAGACAATACGATTGTCGTGACCGGAACGCGAATTCGCGGCGCGCGGGTTATCGGGGAAGTGGCCACGCTCGATCGCGAGGCAATCGTGGAAGCGGGGCAGATCGATCTCGGCGAAGCAATCCGCGTCCTGCCGCAGAATTTCTCCGGCGGCCAAAACCCGGGGGTCGGCTCGGGTGCAGGACTGGTCAATCAAAACGTCAATTCCGCTTCGAGCGCCAATCTTCGTGGACTGGGTCCCGACGCAACCCTTACGCTGCTCAATGGTCACCGGCTTCCCTACAATGCGGCATTCCAGGCTGTCGACATCTCCGCCATCCCTCTCGCTGCGGTCGACCGCCTCGAGGTGATGCCGGACGGAGCCTCGGCGCTTTACGGGTCGGACGCTGTCGGCGGCGTGGTCAATGTCATCCTCCGCCGCGACTTCGAAGGTGTGACGACCTCGGCGCAGATCGGCGCGAGCACCGATGGCGGGAATTTTCGGCAGCAATTCGACATAGTGGGCGGGACGCTCTGGGATGGCGGCGGCGTCATGCTCGCATACGACTTCGCCAACAATTCGGCGATCGAGGCGCGCCAGCGCGACTACACCTCCTCGCTGATCGAAGAGACCACGCTTTATCCAGAGATCCGGCGGCACGCGGTGACCCTATCCGCGCATCATGATCTTGCTCCGGGTATCGAGGCGAGCGTTGACGCCGTCTACTCCAACCGAAGTTCGCAGCGGGCGTCCGGCACCGAGACGCTGCTAACGCGCCGGGCCCCCAAGGTCGAAGGATTTGCGATTGCACCATCGCTCAGATTCGATGTCGGCGGCGGGTGGCAAGCGAGGATCGAAGGCGTTTATGGCCGGGACCGCACGCTTCTCAATGCGACCTTCACGCCCGCATCGGGCAATGCAACCATGTCCGATGGTCGTTTTCTCAACGAGTTGACCGCGATCGAGGCCGGTCTTGAGGGGCCGCTCTTTGCGTTGCCCGGTGGTAACACGCGGCTCGCAGTGGGCGGAGGCATCCGCAACAATCGTCTCGATTATGCTCTCGATGACGGGCTTTTCGATGTCGCTTTCGACGTCGAGCGCGAAGCGAAGTTCGGCTATGCGGAGCTTTATCTGCCCCTCGTTTCAAGCGCGAATGCCATCGCGGGCATTTCGCAGCTGACGGTGTCTGCAGCCGTGCGCTACGAAGACTATTCGGGTCTCGATGAACTCGCCACGCCACGGATCGGACTGACCTTCGCCCCGGTCGATGGGTTCACTCTTCGTGGCAGCTGGTCGCGCTCGTTCAAGGCACCAACGCTTTTCCAGCAATTCACCTTTTACGAGGCAATCCTCCTTCCCGCCGCGCCATTTGGGGCAGGAAGTGCGGGCGACACGCTCCTGTTCACCGCCGGCGGA
- a CDS encoding acyl-homoserine-lactone synthase, whose protein sequence is MLPTIHSIKGAGVNHALRAMFAARKQVFVDGLGWDIPVLAGKYEIDQFDTEGASYLVLTDEDGNHRASARLLPTDSPHILADLFPQLSPQPIPVGSTIREITRFCIDPSLEKTERRLARNQLVTALVEHALERGIAAYTAVATNSWFRQISRFGWKCSALGPCLTLGGEALVAMKIEIDRDTPGALSPKGIYCSTSYDVAMFEGAA, encoded by the coding sequence ATGTTACCGACTATCCATTCGATCAAAGGGGCCGGGGTCAATCATGCACTGCGCGCCATGTTTGCCGCTAGGAAGCAAGTATTCGTCGATGGTCTAGGGTGGGACATCCCGGTTCTCGCGGGGAAATACGAGATCGATCAGTTCGATACGGAGGGTGCCTCCTATCTCGTTCTGACCGACGAGGACGGAAACCACCGCGCTTCTGCAAGGCTTTTGCCAACCGATAGTCCGCATATACTTGCCGACCTCTTCCCGCAGCTCAGCCCCCAACCAATTCCCGTCGGGAGCACGATCCGGGAAATCACTCGGTTCTGTATCGATCCTTCGCTCGAGAAAACCGAACGGCGGCTTGCGCGCAACCAACTCGTGACTGCCTTGGTCGAGCACGCGCTGGAGCGCGGTATTGCAGCCTACACAGCGGTCGCCACAAACTCGTGGTTCAGACAGATCAGCCGGTTTGGATGGAAGTGTTCGGCTCTGGGACCGTGTCTCACCTTGGGCGGCGAAGCCCTTGTAGCAATGAAGATCGAGATCGATCGTGACACACCAGGGGCGCTTTCACCGAAAGGAATTTACTGTTCGACCTCCTACGACGTTGCGATGTTTGAGGGGGCTGCGTGA
- a CDS encoding GntR family transcriptional regulator: protein MSPAHVLEPTYERLKQSLLNGVWAQETRLEAQRLAEDFGVSMTPVRDCLNRLVGEGLVEFRPGEGYRVPRMTEKGLRDMLELSGVLIVEAIQSGTPQPTPKPKKPRLSGYAERVSAVLLELAGWSHNAAFSAAIARVNEHLHLLRTVETGLLPDGYTEIENIAELAFSHSTELSSAVFDFHQVRRIRTAELIELLETR, encoded by the coding sequence ATGAGCCCGGCCCACGTTCTTGAACCGACCTATGAACGGCTCAAGCAGAGCCTGCTCAATGGTGTATGGGCGCAGGAAACCAGGCTCGAAGCCCAGCGGCTTGCAGAAGACTTCGGCGTGAGCATGACCCCTGTTCGTGACTGCCTCAATCGGCTCGTCGGAGAAGGGCTGGTGGAGTTCAGGCCGGGCGAAGGATACCGGGTGCCACGCATGACCGAAAAAGGTCTTCGTGACATGCTCGAACTCAGCGGCGTTCTCATTGTGGAAGCAATCCAAAGCGGCACCCCGCAACCAACGCCGAAGCCGAAGAAACCAAGACTGTCGGGCTATGCTGAAAGGGTCAGCGCGGTGCTTTTGGAATTGGCGGGGTGGTCGCACAACGCCGCATTCAGTGCGGCGATTGCCAGAGTGAACGAGCACCTCCACCTGCTTCGAACTGTCGAAACCGGCCTGCTTCCAGACGGCTATACCGAGATCGAGAACATCGCAGAGCTTGCGTTCAGCCACTCAACCGAGTTGTCATCGGCAGTATTCGATTTCCATCAGGTGCGCCGGATTAGAACTGCCGAACTGATCGAGTTACTTGAAACCCGATAG
- a CDS encoding RNA polymerase sigma factor, with protein sequence MSLSTLDAPQDASDNRTPSRPTCFSEKPPDARQILDTLYRTECDALRAFLSRRAKPEDIDDLIHEVFIRAAKSAQLPHLFNPGGFLCRIAQTVLIDRARRKRARIRTVPLPGCDEPACAPEQTTHIELQELLTAIENALAALPDKTKRIFMMSRSEQRSYREIHQELRISQATVEYHMMKALAHLRAAVELAR encoded by the coding sequence ATGTCTCTGTCTACGCTCGACGCCCCACAGGATGCGTCGGATAATCGCACTCCATCGCGCCCGACTTGTTTCAGCGAGAAGCCGCCCGACGCGCGGCAGATCCTCGACACCCTCTATCGCACCGAATGCGATGCGCTGCGCGCCTTTCTGAGCCGCCGCGCGAAACCCGAGGACATCGACGACCTGATCCACGAGGTCTTCATAAGAGCGGCTAAGAGCGCGCAACTGCCGCATTTGTTCAATCCCGGCGGCTTTCTCTGCCGGATTGCCCAAACTGTGCTGATCGATCGGGCTCGACGCAAAAGGGCAAGGATCAGGACGGTGCCGCTCCCAGGATGCGACGAACCTGCATGTGCGCCGGAACAGACAACTCATATCGAGTTGCAGGAACTCCTCACGGCGATCGAAAATGCCCTCGCAGCCCTGCCAGACAAGACGAAGCGGATTTTTATGATGAGCCGGTCGGAACAGCGCAGTTACCGCGAGATACACCAGGAGTTGAGGATCTCGCAGGCAACCGTCGAATACCATATGATGAAAGCGCTGGCGCATTTGCGCGCTGCGGTCGAACTCGCTCGCTAA
- a CDS encoding vWA domain-containing protein — protein sequence MANKTLFSSALAKFLPLTDTVNQAGGNAYAYGPEALLAQLAATGTLSDGFYADAQDQLAKALEAAWAVDAEWIAKCAIYARQSGAMKDMPALLTAVLSMTDPDLMVPVFKRVIDNGRMLRNFVRIMRSGQTGRTSLGSRPKRLVRKWLENASTRQLMQAATGNDPSLADIVKMVHPAPASAERRAFYGWLIGKPYDVAALPKEIADFEAWKADRSRPLPDVPFEWLTAFELTAKQWAVLAERIGWQALRMNLNTLARKGVFQIDGVTEMVAARLADPDAIARVKPMPYQLMTALTQVGDGVPLAVQAALEKALDLSLAKVPVLEGNVVVCPDVSGSMSSPATGYRKGATSVVRCIDIAALVSAAMLRSNSQTRVLPFEVDVVKLKLDPKARVAVNAAKLAGVGGGGTNVSAPLALLNREKAMVDCVVIVSDNESWFDAPRPWSYGDASATMKEWNKLKARNPGAKLICIDIQPYGSTQAKDRKDIMNVGGFTDAVFDAMARFANGDAKDWVEIVNEVEV from the coding sequence ATGGCCAACAAGACGCTTTTTTCCTCGGCGCTGGCGAAGTTCCTGCCGCTTACGGACACGGTGAACCAGGCAGGCGGCAACGCCTATGCCTATGGCCCCGAAGCCCTGCTCGCGCAGCTTGCGGCGACCGGCACTTTGTCGGACGGTTTCTACGCCGATGCGCAGGACCAGCTTGCCAAGGCGCTCGAAGCTGCCTGGGCGGTGGACGCTGAATGGATCGCCAAGTGTGCGATCTATGCTCGCCAGTCGGGCGCGATGAAGGATATGCCGGCATTGCTGACCGCAGTGCTGTCGATGACCGATCCGGACCTGATGGTTCCGGTGTTCAAGCGCGTGATCGATAACGGCCGCATGCTGCGCAACTTTGTGCGGATAATGCGGTCGGGCCAGACCGGGCGGACTTCGCTTGGCTCGCGGCCGAAGCGGCTGGTGCGTAAATGGCTGGAAAATGCCTCGACCCGCCAGCTGATGCAGGCGGCGACTGGCAATGATCCGAGCTTGGCCGATATCGTGAAGATGGTTCACCCGGCTCCGGCTTCGGCAGAGCGGCGTGCCTTCTATGGCTGGCTGATCGGCAAGCCCTATGATGTAGCGGCGCTGCCGAAGGAGATCGCCGATTTCGAAGCATGGAAGGCGGACCGTTCGCGGCCCTTGCCCGATGTGCCCTTCGAATGGCTGACTGCCTTCGAGCTCACCGCGAAACAGTGGGCCGTGCTGGCCGAGCGTATCGGGTGGCAGGCGTTGCGGATGAACCTCAACACGCTGGCGCGCAAGGGAGTGTTCCAGATCGACGGAGTGACCGAGATGGTTGCTGCGCGGCTGGCCGATCCCGATGCCATCGCACGGGTCAAGCCGATGCCCTACCAGTTGATGACCGCATTGACTCAGGTCGGTGACGGCGTTCCACTGGCGGTGCAGGCTGCGCTTGAGAAAGCTCTGGACCTGTCGCTTGCGAAGGTCCCGGTGCTTGAAGGCAATGTCGTGGTGTGTCCGGACGTGTCGGGCTCGATGAGCTCGCCTGCGACCGGTTACCGCAAGGGCGCGACTTCGGTCGTGCGCTGCATCGACATCGCCGCGCTGGTTTCAGCCGCGATGTTGCGGAGCAATTCGCAGACCCGCGTGCTGCCGTTCGAGGTGGACGTGGTGAAGCTCAAGCTCGATCCCAAGGCCCGCGTGGCGGTGAATGCCGCCAAGCTGGCAGGGGTCGGCGGTGGCGGAACCAACGTCTCGGCCCCGCTTGCCTTGCTGAACCGCGAGAAGGCGATGGTCGATTGCGTAGTCATCGTCTCGGACAACGAGTCCTGGTTCGATGCGCCGCGTCCGTGGTCTTATGGCGATGCTTCGGCGACGATGAAGGAGTGGAACAAGCTGAAGGCCCGGAACCCGGGTGCTAAGCTGATCTGCATCGACATCCAGCCTTACGGCTCGACACAGGCGAAGGATCGCAAGGACATCATGAATGTCGGTGGTTTCACCGACGCGGTGTTCGACGCAATGGCGCGCTTCGCCAATGGCGATGCGAAGGATTGGGTCGAGATCGTCAACGAAGTGGAGGTTTGA
- the rtcR gene encoding RNA repair transcriptional activator RtcR: MKPITVIGFLGSTLDAAKFGPSRWNKWRPTVSICMQEDLRVDRFVLIHGSYHRRLAEFVMQDIRDVSPETEVVPHVMDFEDAWDFEEVYGKLLDFAREFEFDPDTQDYLIHITTGTHVAQICLFLLTEARYLPGKLLQTQPHKGAPQPIGTWASIDLDLSRYDSIASRFAEASAESTSFLKSGIETRNAAFNRMIEEIEQVAVRSRAPILLMGPTGAGKSQLARKVYELKKLRHQVEGPFVEVNCATLKGDSAMSALFGHKKGAFTGAVQDRPGLLKSADKGLLFLDEIGELGLDEQAMILRAIEEGRFLPVGADSEAKSEFQLIAGTNRNLMDEVAAGNFREDLFARLNLWTFALPGLAERREDIEPNLDYELERFAEREGTRVTFNKEARDRYLAFAESQSARWQGNFRDLAASVTRMATLCPTGRIDREAVDFETGRLAKLWSGDKAETSLLTDLLGKDRVGAIDPFDRVQLEYVVDVCRRSASLSDAGRTLFAASREQRTSTNDSDRLRKYLAKFRLDWGALTQ, encoded by the coding sequence ATGAAGCCCATTACTGTCATTGGTTTTCTTGGCTCAACACTCGACGCCGCAAAGTTTGGTCCGTCACGCTGGAACAAGTGGCGGCCCACGGTAAGCATCTGCATGCAGGAGGACCTCCGGGTGGATCGGTTTGTGCTGATCCACGGCAGCTATCACCGACGCCTCGCCGAATTCGTCATGCAGGATATTCGGGATGTTTCGCCCGAGACCGAAGTCGTCCCCCACGTCATGGATTTCGAAGACGCGTGGGACTTCGAGGAGGTTTATGGAAAGCTGCTCGATTTCGCGCGTGAGTTCGAATTCGATCCGGACACGCAGGACTACCTGATCCACATCACTACCGGCACGCACGTGGCGCAGATCTGCCTCTTCCTGCTTACAGAGGCGCGCTATCTGCCCGGTAAGCTTTTGCAGACACAGCCGCACAAGGGCGCCCCGCAGCCGATCGGCACCTGGGCCTCGATCGATCTCGACCTTTCCCGCTACGATTCCATTGCCAGCCGCTTTGCCGAAGCGAGCGCGGAAAGCACCAGCTTCCTCAAGAGCGGGATCGAGACCCGCAACGCAGCCTTCAACCGCATGATCGAGGAGATTGAACAGGTCGCGGTTCGCAGCCGCGCGCCGATTTTGCTTATGGGCCCGACCGGCGCAGGCAAAAGCCAGCTCGCGCGCAAGGTCTACGAGCTCAAGAAACTGCGCCACCAGGTCGAAGGGCCATTCGTGGAGGTCAACTGTGCGACGCTGAAGGGCGACAGCGCCATGTCTGCCCTCTTCGGCCACAAGAAAGGCGCCTTCACGGGTGCAGTGCAGGACCGGCCCGGCTTGCTCAAGAGTGCTGACAAGGGCCTTTTGTTCCTCGACGAAATTGGCGAACTGGGGCTTGACGAACAGGCGATGATCCTGCGCGCGATCGAGGAGGGGCGCTTCCTTCCGGTTGGCGCGGATAGCGAGGCAAAGAGCGAATTCCAGCTGATCGCCGGAACCAACCGCAATCTTATGGATGAAGTCGCCGCCGGGAATTTCCGCGAAGACCTATTCGCACGACTTAACCTATGGACTTTTGCTCTGCCCGGTTTGGCCGAGCGACGCGAAGATATTGAACCCAACCTTGATTACGAACTTGAGCGTTTCGCCGAACGTGAAGGCACGCGTGTTACCTTCAACAAGGAAGCGCGGGACCGGTATCTCGCTTTTGCCGAGAGCCAGTCTGCACGGTGGCAAGGCAATTTCCGCGACCTCGCCGCCAGCGTAACCCGCATGGCGACACTTTGCCCGACCGGCAGGATCGACCGTGAGGCTGTGGATTTCGAAACCGGCCGCCTCGCAAAGCTCTGGTCAGGCGACAAGGCAGAGACAAGCCTGTTGACCGACTTGCTCGGAAAGGATCGCGTGGGGGCGATCGACCCTTTCGACCGGGTACAGCTGGAATATGTGGTTGACGTGTGCCGACGCTCAGCCAGCCTTTCTGACGCAGGACGCACCCTGTTTGCCGCCTCACGCGAACAGCGCACATCGACCAATGATTCTGATCGCCTGCGGAAATACCTCGCCAAGTTTAGGTTGGACTGGGGTGCCCTCACCCAATGA